The following are encoded in a window of Prosthecobacter algae genomic DNA:
- a CDS encoding IS66 family insertion sequence element accessory protein TnpB, with amino-acid sequence MDESSAAILKRDVVGRVVMPSAKREALLDEFERSSLSGAEFARLAGVKYPTFAGWVQRRRHDRWEYDHRQPGEASAGLCFLEAVVGAERSLPTAEAKADGLMVYLPAGMKAVVCSQEQVVLLAQLLRALDLASPC; translated from the coding sequence ATGGATGAGTCATCAGCAGCGATATTGAAACGTGATGTGGTGGGGCGTGTGGTGATGCCGAGTGCGAAGCGGGAGGCTTTGCTGGATGAATTTGAGCGCAGTTCGCTTTCGGGGGCTGAATTTGCTCGTCTGGCTGGCGTTAAATATCCGACCTTTGCTGGGTGGGTTCAGCGGCGGCGGCATGATCGATGGGAGTATGACCACAGGCAGCCGGGGGAAGCTTCTGCGGGTCTGTGCTTCCTTGAGGCGGTGGTGGGAGCAGAACGGTCACTGCCGACGGCTGAGGCGAAAGCCGATGGATTGATGGTGTATTTGCCAGCGGGGATGAAGGCCGTCGTTTGCAGCCAGGAGCAGGTGGTGTTGCTGGCGCAGTTGCTAAGAGCCCTTGACCTTGCTTCGCCATGCTGA
- the tnpB gene encoding IS66 family insertion sequence element accessory protein TnpB (TnpB, as the term is used for proteins encoded by IS66 family insertion elements, is considered an accessory protein, since TnpC, encoded by a neighboring gene, is a DDE family transposase.), which produces MLSFPGSLKIFIALEPCDMRAGINTLHALVADKLKEAVKSGALFVFTNKRRRLLKILYFDGTGCWLMTKRLEQGTFFWPRAAEEGQTRLELVPEAFAMLTDGIDMHGAKPRGWYERGK; this is translated from the coding sequence ATGCTGAGCTTCCCCGGCAGCCTGAAGATCTTCATCGCGCTGGAGCCCTGCGACATGCGCGCAGGCATCAACACGCTGCATGCGCTGGTGGCGGACAAGCTCAAGGAGGCGGTCAAAAGCGGAGCGCTCTTTGTCTTCACCAACAAGCGGCGCAGACTGCTGAAGATCCTGTATTTTGACGGGACTGGCTGCTGGCTGATGACCAAGCGTCTGGAGCAAGGAACGTTCTTCTGGCCGCGTGCGGCCGAGGAAGGCCAGACCCGACTGGAACTGGTGCCGGAAGCCTTTGCCATGCTCACCGACGGCATTGATATGCACGGGGCCAAGCCGCGAGGCTGGTATGAGCGCGGGAAGTAA
- the tnpC gene encoding IS66 family transposase has translation MTSADLLNELSLHRQLVASQQERIESLKQEVEQLRQHNEVLRLKVDAMARKLFGRSSEKLDPAQLQMVFEALQNGMPEDGPPKKPEASVDALCGSEADEAAKGQTARKKRSLEQILAGLPVIEIIIEPEEVKADPQAWTCMGAEVTRLIDYTPGKFSCQKINRRKYVRKEARHLPPVIAPLPSLQERCIATPRLLAHTLTQRFELHLPYYRIEQTYGRAGVPLTRQTLSNWGGMCADACGLVIQAMQREVFADGYVQIDETPVKYQDPERKGTCGTGYLWAVHNPVRKLSLFEWRTGRGTACLESLVPADFTGLIQCDGYQAYESFIRSARRQGQIRLAGCLAHARRKFFEAQAEGGDARWVLEQTQQLYRIEAKLREARAGPMEVRAVRQEHSAPILEGIHHKLQSLQQSRKHLPRSLTGAAISYTLNQWDKLSVYLRDGRVCIDNNLIENAIRPSAIGKKNWLFMGDAKSGDRAAMFYTLIGNCHREGINAEAYLTDLFTRLPTETNQTVHRLTPKAWAAEQRSLHQAQAKNCVASL, from the coding sequence ATGACGTCTGCCGACCTGCTCAACGAACTGTCTCTCCACAGACAGCTTGTAGCCTCGCAGCAGGAGCGGATTGAGTCGCTCAAGCAAGAGGTCGAACAGCTCAGGCAGCACAACGAGGTGCTGCGACTCAAAGTGGATGCGATGGCCCGCAAGCTATTTGGTCGCAGCAGCGAAAAGCTCGATCCCGCACAGTTGCAGATGGTCTTCGAAGCGTTGCAAAACGGGATGCCTGAGGATGGTCCTCCAAAAAAGCCGGAAGCCTCCGTAGACGCCCTTTGCGGCTCGGAGGCCGATGAAGCGGCCAAGGGGCAAACGGCTCGCAAGAAGCGCAGCCTGGAGCAGATCCTCGCAGGCCTGCCAGTCATCGAGATCATCATCGAGCCGGAAGAGGTCAAAGCAGATCCGCAGGCCTGGACCTGCATGGGAGCCGAGGTCACCCGGCTCATTGATTACACGCCCGGCAAGTTTAGCTGTCAGAAGATCAACCGGCGCAAATATGTGCGCAAGGAGGCCCGGCACTTGCCGCCTGTCATCGCTCCTTTGCCCAGTTTGCAAGAGCGCTGCATCGCCACACCACGACTGCTGGCCCACACGCTGACGCAGCGTTTTGAGCTGCACCTGCCTTACTACCGCATCGAGCAGACCTATGGGCGTGCCGGAGTGCCGCTCACGCGCCAGACCTTGAGCAACTGGGGCGGCATGTGTGCGGATGCCTGCGGCCTGGTCATCCAGGCGATGCAAAGGGAAGTCTTTGCCGATGGGTATGTGCAGATCGACGAGACGCCGGTGAAGTATCAGGATCCAGAGCGCAAAGGCACCTGTGGCACAGGTTACCTGTGGGCAGTCCACAACCCCGTGCGCAAGCTAAGCCTGTTTGAATGGCGTACCGGACGTGGGACCGCCTGTTTGGAAAGCCTCGTGCCCGCAGACTTCACCGGGCTAATCCAGTGCGACGGCTATCAGGCTTACGAAAGCTTCATCCGCTCAGCGCGCAGGCAAGGCCAGATTCGGCTCGCCGGATGCCTGGCGCATGCGAGAAGAAAGTTCTTCGAAGCCCAGGCCGAGGGCGGAGATGCCCGCTGGGTGCTTGAGCAAACGCAGCAGCTTTACCGCATCGAGGCAAAGCTCAGGGAAGCCCGCGCCGGACCGATGGAAGTGCGGGCGGTCAGGCAAGAGCACAGCGCTCCGATCCTGGAAGGCATCCATCACAAGCTACAAAGTTTGCAACAGAGCCGCAAACATCTGCCCCGCAGCCTCACAGGCGCGGCCATCAGCTACACGCTCAATCAGTGGGACAAACTGAGCGTTTACCTGCGGGACGGTCGTGTGTGCATCGACAACAACCTGATCGAAAACGCGATCCGTCCCAGTGCCATCGGTAAGAAAAACTGGCTCTTCATGGGCGACGCCAAAAGCGGTGACCGGGCTGCCATGTTCTACACGCTGATCGGCAACTGTCATCGTGAAGGCATCAATGCCGAGGCCTACCTGACGGACCTCTTCACCCGCCTGCCCACCGAGACCAACCAGACCGTGCATCGCCTCA